From Trichoplusia ni isolate ovarian cell line Hi5 chromosome 22, tn1, whole genome shotgun sequence, a single genomic window includes:
- the LOC113504558 gene encoding CAD protein isoform X2: MYIRAQVQNSASAEARVSEGVSRRAVVLCPPIEAPRPRNRPRLTEFNIMFKWAVFAVLALGSVLGPMREVEASAAYVPTVQQVKKYLSERLSAPVSKQGVVKEREEREVRRNITIIGDDFVIDGKPVRIVSGSLHYFRLPATYWRDRLRKLRAAGLNSVATYVEWSYHEPEERQYSFTGDQDIVNFIKIAAEEGLYVLLRVGPYICAERDLGGFPYWLLGKYPTIKLRSTDQNFIEESKIWVDKLFEQVKPLLYGNGGPIILVQVENEYGSYGRDMAYKVQVRDMLQKHVESNAILYTTDGFSPSYFIAGAVPNTLTTIDFNPGINVTSAFAALRRFMPHGPLMNSEFYTGWLTHWGENFAQDSAEKVVQTLGEILDHGASVNFYMFFGGTNFGYTAGANHFGTYISDITSYDYDAPLSEAGDPNAKYFMIREKLKQYNLVDETIALPQISAKGSYGPVNVTLSMSLLSDIGRSVLGKKYKDVSGDVLPTFEELRQRGGLILYETKVSEFEDLLTIKKPHDIVYVFVDGVLKGHISRLHKIYSLPLAAKNDSVLSLLVENHGRINYGPIRDYKGILSNVEVGKKILNGQWTVTGYPLETFSTSTNATQNAIQVIPAFYEGYLILPEGQEALDTFLDTTGWGKGYVWINGRNLGRYWPDAGPQITLYVPGVWLNKYPKRNHLQKMVEKDLNCAVGPPCSLVLADGTVFQGRSFGAQVPMDGEVVFQTGMVGYPESLTDPSYHAQLLVLTYPLVGNYGVPDEDEQDEHGLPKWFESNRIWAAGLIVGEISTRACHWRAKRSLGSWLAARGVPGICDIDTRALTFRLRAGVTLGRIVQGVPPFGPLPALTDPNIRNLVAEVSTKKTTVYNPSGEVTIVVVDCGLKYNQIRCLIKRNAKVILVPWDHDFTSDQYDGLFISNGPGDPIKCKKVVDNLRTVINKKTNMKPVFGICLGHQLLSTAAGCTTYKTSYGNRGHNLPCTHSGTGRCFMTSQNHGFAVDANSLPEHWKVLFTNENDKTNEGIIHDTLPFFSVQFHPEHTAGPTDLECLFDVFVDAVKSYKSNASFNIDEVITEKLKFVPTIQERPKKVLILGSGGLSIGQAGEFDYSGSQAVKALQEEKIQTVLINPNIATVQTSKGLADKVYFLPITPEYVEQVIKAERPTGVLLTFGGQTALNCGVELEKQKIFEKYNVSVLGTPIQSIVNTEDRKIFAEKVNAIGEKVAPSAAVTTIDEALIAARQIGYPVMARSAFSLGGLGSGFANNEDELRTLAHHGLSHSDQLIIDKSLKGWKEVEYEVVRDAFNNCITVCNMENVDPLGIHTGESIVVAPSQTLSNREYYMLRNTAIKVIQHFGIVGECNIQYALNPNSEEFYIIEVNARLSRSSALASKATGYPLAYVAAKLSLGIPLPVIKNSVTGVTTACFEPSLDYCVVKIPRWDLAKFTRVSTKIGSSMKSVGEVMSIGRNFEEAFQKALRMVDENVNGFDPNIKKVNEDELREPTDKRMFVLAAALRENYTVDKLYELTKIDHWFLEKFKNIIDYYKILEADHHGSIPFDVLKKAKKIGFSDKQIAAAIKSTEVAVRKLREEYKITPFVKQIDTVAAEWPATTNYLYLTYNGSTHDLEFPGGFIMVLGSGVYRIGSSVEFDWCAVGCLRELRNQGKKTIMVNYNPETVSTDYDMSDRLYFEEISFEVVMDIYNIEHPDGVILSMGGQLPNNIAMDLHRQQAIILGTSPDMIDNAENRFKFSRMLDRKGIMQPRWKELTDLESATSFCEEVGFPCLVRPSYVLSGAAMNVANSNQELEAYLKSASLVSKEHPVVISKFIMDAKEIDVDVVAADGAILCMAVSEHVENAGVHSGDATLVTPPQDINNKTLEKIKEIASIIAETLDVTGPFNMQLIAKDNDLKVIECNVRVSRSFPFVSKTLDHDFVAMATKIILGIPVEPVNVMTGCGKVGVKVPQFSFSRLAGADVTLGVEMASTGEVACFGENRYEAYLKSLMSTGFRIPKKAILLSVGTFKHKMELLPSVRILHKMGYKLYASMGTGDFYAEHGVDVESVQWTFDHIGDPEDVRSDGELMHLADFMARRELDLVINLPMRGGARRVSSFSTHGYRTRRLAVDYAVPLVTDVKCAKLLVQAMHLCGGAPLMKTHTDCMTSRNIIKLPGFIDVHVHVREPGATYKEDFATCTAAALAGGITMICAMPNTNPPVIDRASYDYASALARVSARCDYALFMGASSSNCETAAEMAPQAAALKMYLNETYTTLKLDDMTVWQKHLQNWPKKMPVCAHAEREKTGAIILMASLLDRPIHICHVARKEEILIIKSAKERGLKVTCEVCPHHLFLSTGDIDEIGAGRAEVRPVLCSPEDQAELWKNIDIIDVFATDHAPHTVEEKNSEKPPPGFPGLETILPLLLNAVHEGRLTMEDLINKFHRNPRKIFNLPEQPNTYVEVDMDFEWTIPQAMEFSKSKWTPFAGMQVCGAVHRVTLRGEIAYVEGQVLVPPGFGQNIRDWPAPKKQTFPVVEKVEKDFSRPNSALDIHVSTADTSRVSDIDFDQIDNRPDGQSKPNVHFSEIATTRCLSPLPPQVSRQRCDSTSNYNPPASTAAQRQRSDLFGKSILTVDSFSKDTLNDIFNLAQFMKTSVNKGRYLDDILRGKVMASVFYEVSTRTSCSFAAAMQRLGGSVIHTDATSSSAKKGETLEDSVSVMASYSDVVVLRHPEPGAVKRAARHSRKPIINAGDGIGEHPTQALLDVFTIREEIGTVNGLTITMVGDLKNGRTVHSLARLLTLYQVQLQYVSPPGLGMPKHITDYVASKGIPQRVYERLEDVLADTHVLYMTRIQRERFESQEEYEKTRGLLVVTPQLMTRARRRMVVMHPLPRVDEISADFDSDPRAAYFRQAEYGMYVRMALLSMVAGVNPLT; encoded by the exons TAGTAAAAGAACGGGAAGAACGAGAAGTCAGGCGAAACATCACAATAATCGGAGATGACTTCGTGATAGATGGCAAACCGGTGAGGATCGTGTCTGGCTCCCTGCACTACTTCAGACTGCCGGCCACGTACTGGCGCGACCGGCTGCGGAAGCTGAGAGCGGCTGGACTTAACTCTGTGGCCAC GTATGTCGAATGGAGTTACCACGAACCAGAGGAGCGACAGTACTCATTCACAGGGGACCAGGACATCGTCAACTTCATCAAAATAGCCGCCGAAGAGGGGTTGTACGTACTCCTGCGAGTGGGACCCTACATCTGCGCAGAAAGAGATCTG gGTGGTTTTCCGTATTGGCTGCTAGGAAAATACCCGACTATCAAGCTACGTTCTACAGATCAAA ATTTCATCGAAGAATCGAAAATATGGGTCGACAAATTATTCGAACAAGTAAAACCATTATTATATGGAAACGGTGGACCAATAATTCTAGTTCAG GTGGAAAACGAGTACGGTAGCTATGGCCGCGACATGGCGTACAAAGTCCAGGTGCGTGATATGTTGCAAAAGCACGTGGAGTCAAATGCGATCCTCTACACTACCGATGGATTCTCGCCCTCATACTTCATAGCTGGAGCAGTTCCTAACACACTCACTACTATAGACTTCAATCCTGGAATAA ATGTGACCAGTGCATTTGCTGCGTTGCGTCGGTTCATGCCGCATGGACCTTTGATGAATTCAGAATTCTACACGGGCTGGTTGACGCACTGGGGTGAAAATTTCGCTCAAGACAGTGCTGAAAAAGTTGTTCAGACATTGGGCGAGATCCTTGACCACGGCGCTAGTGTCAACTTCTACATGTTCTTTGGTGGCACCAATTTTGGATATACTGCCG ggGCAAATCACTTCGGTACTTACATATCAGATATCACATCATATGACTACGATGCTCCCCTGAGCGAGGCAGGAGACCCCAATGCTAAATATTTCATGATAAGGGAAAAACTAAAGCAG TACAATCTTGTAGACGAAACTATTGCACTGCCCCAAATAAGTGCAAAAGGTTCCTACGGTCCAGTCAATGTTACTTTATCTATGTCCCTTCTGAGTGATATTGGACGTTCTGTGTtgggtaaaaaatataaagatgttAGCGGCGACGTTCTTCCCACATTCGAAGAGCTACGCCAAAGAGGAGGACTGATTTTATACGAGACCAAGGTGTCCGAATTCGAGGACCTGTTAACTATTAAAAAGCCACATGATATTGTTTACGTATTTGTTGATGGt GTTTTGAAGGGTCACATTAGCAGGCTCCACAAGATCTACAGCTTGCCACTGGCAGCGAAGAACGATTCCGTATTATCGCTGTTGGTTGAAAATCACGGTCGTATTAATTACGGGCCCATACGCGACTATAAG GGTATTCTAAGCAATGTGGAAGTCGGTAAGAAAATTCTAAATGGCCAATGGACCGTCACTGGCTATCCCTTAGAGACATTTTCCACATCGACCAATGCAACGCAAAACGCTATTCAAGTGATTCCTGCTTTCTATGAAGGTTATCTAATTCTGCCGGAAGGGCAAGAAGCTTTGGATACATTCCTTGATACGACGGGATGGGGAaag GGCTACGTATGGATAAATGGGCGAAATCTCGGCCGGTACTGGCCGGACGCTGGTCCTCAGATAACCTTATACGTACCTGGCGTGTGGCTTAATAAATACCCAAAACGAAATCACCTTCAAA AGATGGTAGAAAAAGATTTGAATTGTGCCGTGGGGCCACCATGCAGCCTCGTTTTAGCCGACGGGACGGTCTTCCAAGGAAGAAGTTTTGGGGCCCAAGTTCCCATGGATGGAGAAGTTG TTTTTCAGACTGGTATGGTTGGCTACCCGGAGTCGTTGACCGACCCCTCGTACCACGCGCAGTTGTTGGTGCTCACCTACCCGCTAGTCGGCAACTACGGTGTCCCCGACGAGGACGAGCAGGATGAACACGGATTACCTAA aTGGTTTGAGTCCAACCGCATTTGGGCAGCCGGGTTGATCGTAGGCGAGATAAGCACTCGTGCTTGCCACTGGCGTGCCAAGCGATCCTTAGGATCCTGGCTGGCAGCCCGCGGAGTGCCAGGCATCTGTGACATAGACACTAGAGCCCTGACATTCCGTCTTCGAGCCGGCGTCACGCTAGGCAGAATTGTACAAGGCGTCCCGCCCTTTGGACCATTACCGGCACTTACAGATCCTAATATAAGGAACTTGGTGGCAGAAGTTTCTACTAAG AAAACTACAGTGTACAACCCTTCAGGCGAAGTAACAATCGTAGTTGTAGACTGTGGTTTAAAGTACAATCAGATTAGATGTCTGATAAAAAGGAACGCTAAAGTGATATTGGTTCCTTGGGATCACGACTTTACCTCGGATCAGTACGATGGTTTGTTCATCAGCAACGGTCCAGGTGACCCTATCAAATGCAAGAAGGTCGTTGACAATCTACGTACTGTTATcaacaagaaaacaaatatgaaaCCAGTTTTTGGTATTTGTCTCGGACATCAGTTACTGTCTACTGCTGCTGGTTGTACTACTTATAAGACCAG TTACGGCAACCGTGGACACAATTTGCCTTGCACACACAGTGGCACTGGACGCTGTTTTATGACATCTCAGAATCACGGATTCGCTGTGGATGCCAATTCGTTACCGGAACATTGGAAAGTTCTATTTACTAATGAGAACGATAAGACCAATGAGGGTATTATTCATGACACATTACCTTTCTTCAGTGTTCAGTTCCATCCAGAGCACACAGCTGGACCCACCGATTTAGAATGTCTCTTCGATGTATTCGTGGATGCTGTGAAAAGTTACAAAAGCAATGCTTCGTTTAACATCGACGAGGTTATCACAGAAAAACTCAAGTTTGTTCCTACCATTCAGGAAAGACCTAAAAAGGTGCTCATTCTTGGCTCTGGGGGCTTATCAATCGGCCAAGCTGGGGAATTCGACTATTCAGGATCACAAGCTGTTAAGGCTTTACAAGAGGAGAAAATCCAAACGGTTCTGATTAATCCAAATATTGCAACTGTACAAACGTCAAAAGGATTAGCCgacaaagtgtatttccttCCTATTACTCCAGAATATGTGGAACAAGTTATTAAAGCTGAACGACCCACGGGAGTTCTCTTAACATTTGGAGGCCAGACAGCATTGAACTGTGGAGTAGAACTGGAAAAACAGAagatatttgaaaaatacaatGTTAGTGTTCTGGGAACACCTATTCAGTCAATAGTGAACACGGAAGATCGAAAGATATTTGCTGAAAAAGTAAATGCTATCGGAGAGAAAGTAGCTCCTAGCGCCGCTGTGACTACAATCGATGAGGCACTTATTGCTGCACGTCAAATCGGGTACCCAGTTATGGCTAGATCAGCATTCTCCTTAGGAGGACTGGGATCTGGATTCGCTAATAATGAAGATGAACTTCGAACTCTGGCCCACCACGGACTATCACATTCAGATCAACTTATTATCGATAAGTCTCTTAAAGGTTGGAAAGAAGTTGAATATGAAGTTGTCAGGGACGCATTTAACAATTGTATTACAGTTTGCAATATGGAAAACGTTGATCCTCTTGGCATACATACCGGTGAATCAATAGTAGTGGCGCCAAGTCAAACATTATCAAACAGAGAATATTACATGTTACGAAATACTGCGATTAAAGTTATTCAACACTTTGGAATTGTGGGTGAATGTAACATTCAATATGCCTTAAATCCTAACTCAGAGGAATTCTATATTATTGAAGTAAATGCTAGATTGTCTCGAAGTTCAGCTTTAGCCAGTAAGGCAACTGGTTACCCCTTGGCGTATGTGGCTGCTAAGCTTTCACTGGGTATACCATTACCCGTGATTAAGAACTCTGTTACTGGAGTTACGACTGCATGTTTCGAGCCAAGTCTCGATTATTGTGTAGTCAAAATTCCAAGGTGGGATTTAGCTAAGTTTACAAGAGTAAGTACCAAAATTGGCAGTTCTATGAAAAGTGTAGGAGAAGTTATGTCCATAGGCAGAAACTTTGAAGAAGCATTCCAAAAAGCATTGAGGATGGTAGACGAAAACGTAAACGGTTTCGATCCTAATATTAAAAAGGTAAATGAAGATGAATTAAGAGAACCCACTGATAAACGAATGTTTGTCTTAGCGGCTGCTCTAAGAGAAAATTACACTGTAGATAAATTGTATGAACTCACTAAAATCGACCATTGGTTCCTCGAGAAATTTAAGAACATTAttgattattacaaaatattagaaGCAGATCATCACGGCTCAATACCTTTTGATGTCCTAAAGAAAGCGAAGAAAATCGGTTTTTCCGATAAACAAATTGCCGCTGCAATAAAAAGCACTGAAGTTGCCGTCAGAAAACTAAgagaagaatataaaataacgcCTTTTGTTAAACAAATCGATACAGTTGCCGCTGAATGGCCGGCTACTACTAATTATCTATACCTGACTTACAATGGAAGTACACACGATCTTGAATTCCCAGGTGGTTTTATAATGGTTTTAGGTTCAGGTGTGTACCGCATAGGTAGTTCTGTTGAGTTCGATTGGTGTGCTGTTGGATGTCTTAGAGAGCTTAGAAATCAAGGCAAAAAGACAATTATGGTAAATTATAACCCTGAAACTGTGAGTACCGACTACGACATGAGTGATCGGTTGTACTTTGAAGAAATTTCCTTTGAAGTTGTAATGGATATTTACAACATTGAACATCCAGATGGAGTTATCCTATCCATGGGAGGACAGTTACCTAATAACATTGCTATGGATTTGCATAGACAGCAAGCGATTATTCTTGGTACATCTCCTGATATGATAGACAATGCTGAGAATCGGTTTAAGTTTTCCAGAATGTTAGACCGTAAAGGTATAATGCAACCAAGATGGAAAGAACTCACAGATTTAGAATCTGCGACCAGTTTTTGTGAAGAAGTTGGGTTCCCATGTTTAGTTCGCCCTTCATATGTACTGAGTGGTGCAGCTATGAACGTTGCTAATTCGAATCAGGAGTTGGAAGCCTATTTAAAATCAGCTAGCTTGGTTAGCAAAGAACATCCAGTCGTTATATCGAAATTTATTATGGATGCAAAGGAGATTGACGTCGATGTAGTGGCCGCAGACGGTGCCATATTGTGTATGGCAGTATCTGAGCACGTTGAAAATGCTGGTGTTCATTCCGGTGATGCCACATTGGTTACTCCACCACAAGacataaacaacaaaacgttagaaaaaataaaggaaattgcTAGTATAATAGCTGAAACCCTAGACGTAACCGGTCCCTTTAATATGCAGTTGATCGCTAAAGACAATGATCTTAAAGTCATTGAATGCAACGTCAGAGTTTCAAGATCATTCCCGTTTGTTTCAAAGACCCTGGATCACGACTTTGTGGCAATGGCCACTAAAATAATCCTGGGTATACCTGTGGAACCTGTTAACGTCATGACAGGTTGTGGCAAAGTAGGTGTTAAGGTGCCACAGTTTTCTTTCTCCCGTTTAGCTGGCGCTGATGTAACTTTAGGTGTTGAAATGGCATCTACCGGTGAAGTGGCATGTTTTGGAGAAAATCGTTATGAGGCTTACTTGAAGTCGTTAATGAGCACTGGCTTTAGAATACCCAAGAAGGCTATTCTTTTATCCGTGGGAACGTTCAAG catAAAATGGAACTGCTTCCTAGTGTCAGGATTTTGCACAAAATGGGATATAAACTGTACGCAAGTATGGGGACTGGAGATTTCTATGCTGAGCACGGTGTTGAT GTTGAGAGCGTCCAATGGACCTTCGATCACATAGGTGATCCCGAGGATGTAAGATCTGACGGAGAACTTATGCACTTGGCTGACTTTATGGCAAGACGTGAATTAGATTTGGTAATCAATCTACCCATGCGAGGCGGAGCTCGTCGAGTATCTTCATTTTCGACTCATGGATATCGTACTCGTCGTCTAGCTGTGGATTACGCCGTGCCATTAGTTACGGATGTCAAATGCGCCAAACTCTTAGTCCag GCTATGCATCTGTGCGGTGGTGCACCACTCATGAAAACTCATACAGACTGCATGACTTCGcgcaatataataaaattaccagGTTTTATTGATGTACACGTACATGTCCGCGAACCTGGTGCAACATACAAAGAAGATTTTGCAACATGTACTGCAGCTGCCTTAGCAGGAGGTATCACAATGATATGTGCAATGCCAAACACGAACCCTCCAGTAATTGATCGAGCATCTTATGATTATGCATCTGCATTGGCACGAGTTAGTGCTCGATGTGACTACGCACTCTTCATGGGCGCCTCTAGCAGTAACTGTGAAACTGCTGCTGAAATGGCACCACAGGCGGCTGCCCTAAAAATGTATCTCAATGAGACGTATACCACTCTTAAATTAGATGATATGACAGTTTGGCAGAAACATCTTCAGAATTGGCCTAAGAAGATGCCCGTTTGTGCTCATGCAGAGCGAGAAAAAACTGGAGCTATTATCTTGATGGCATCTCTACTAGATAGACCAATACATATTTGTCATGTGGCTAGAAAAGAAGAAATTCTAATTATTAAATCAGCTAAAGAAAGAGGTTTAAAAGTTACTTGTGAAGTATGTCCTCATCACTTATTCTTGAGCACAGGAGATATTGATGAAATTGGAGCAGGACGAGCTGAAGTGCGACCAGTATTATGTAGCCCAGAGGACCAAGCAGAGCTATggaaaaatatagatataatagACGTATTTGCTACGGACCACGCACCGCATACCGTTGAAGAAAAGAACTCTGAAAAGCCACCTCCTGGCTTCCCTGGATTGGAAACAATATTGCCACTACTTTTGAATGCAGTACACGAAGGCCGTTTAACGATGGAGGATCTTATTAATAAATTCCACCGCAATCCtcgtaaaatattcaatttgccCGAACAACCGAATACGTACGTAGAAGTAGATATGGACTTTGAATGGACGATTCCTCAAGCAATGGAATTTTCTAAATCAAAGTGGACTCCGTTTGCCGGTATGCAAGTTTGTGGAGCTGTTCACCGTGTAACCTTACGCGGTGAAATTGCATACGTCGAAGGACAAGTTTTGGTACCTCCGGGCTTTGGTCAAAATATACGTGATTGGCCAGCAcccaaaaaacaaacattcccCGTTGTCGAAAAAGTTGAAAAAGACTTTAGCCGACCAAACTCGGCCCTCGACATCCACGTATCTACTGCAGATACTAGTAGAGTCAGTGATATTGATTTTGATCAAATCGATAATAGGCCTGATGGTCAATCTAAACCCAATGTTCACTTCAGTGAAATTGCTACAACAAGATGTCTGTCCCCTCTACCACCTCAGGTGTCCAGACAGCGATGTGACAGTACTTCGAATTACAATCCTCCCGCTTCGACAGCTGCTCAACGGCAACGTAGCGACTTATTTGGTAAAAGTATATTAACCGTTGATTCCTTTAGTAAGGATACTCTAAACGACATATTTAACTTAGCCCAGTTTATGAAAACCAGTGTGAATAAGGGCCGCTATTTAGATGATATTTTACGAGGAAAAGTAATGGCTTCTGTATTTTATGAAGTGAGCACTCGTACTAGTTGCAGTTTTGCAGCAGCAATGCAAAGATTGGGTGGTTCAGTAATCCATACTGATGCTACTAGTTCATCAGCCAAAAAAGGCGAAACTTTAGAAGACAGTGTGTCAGTCATGGCTAGCTACTCTGACGTAGTTGTACTTCGCCACCCAGAGCCTGGAGCAGTCaaa cgTGCTGCTCGACACAGTCGCAAGCCTATTATAAATGCAGGAGACGGTATTGGAGAACACCCAACACAAGCACTTCTGGATGTGTTTACCATTCGAGAAGAAATTGGTACCGTGAATGGTTTAACAATCACCATGGTCGGAGACTTAAAGAATGGACGGACTGTTCATTCTCTTGCTCGTCTTCTAACTCTTTACCAAGTGCAACTCCAATACGTCAGCCCGCCAGGACTGGGCATGCCAAAGCATATCACAGATTACGTAGCTTCAAAAGGTATACCGCAAAGAGTGTACGAAAGATTGGAAGATGTGTTAGCAGATACGCATGTTCTGTACATGACAAGAATTCAACGCGAAAGATTTGAAAGTCAAGAAGAATATGAAAAG ACTCGAGGGCTACTGGTCGTAACTCCACAGCTGATGACGCGCGCACGTCGCCGTATGGTAGTGATGCACCCGCTGCCGCGTGTTGACGAGATCTCCGCGGACTTTGACTCCGACCCTCGTGCCGCATACTTTAGACAAGCCGAGTACGGCATGTACGTGCGAATGGCCCTGCTCTCTATGGTAGCTGGTGTCAATCCACTGACGTAA